A genomic stretch from Candidatus Poribacteria bacterium includes:
- a CDS encoding sigma-70 family RNA polymerase sigma factor: MDDGHMDETIQCLVRRSRAGSPEAFACLATRFGPRVFALAFSLLLNADDAEEVVQESFLRAFSSLGKLRAPDKFESWMFRIAYRTAMDILRARRRETVMDGTTLWHSADRSEGAIGQMTRAEADAILARALSRLPESLRVPVVLRFIDETPYPEIAESLNITRYAAEKRVERGLCLLRQHCEREGIRRADVFCSFFLTCPLAQEFYDRMAELLRNAPPPHTTPADLTPKVAGAVFAGTAALALVGAMAFPQPAQEVAPSPEGTRTMRVVLLGDVELEAVKNASVESNAGARTIVEPGAEWHGWLPSEPKFDTSVPKKQTAFYVTPPSGAEFGNDHGVLKEFASVYGVVTLDMWVKPSTKPVNMTIGMVLDGSPNTFVHKNEDNWWYVDMNPTSVPSNPTPILPVNENGDYVKVVHRTESGTFDIYLNGKRMVRNARSPHGKGRAVTGVWLNSGRGGRRATSYFDALTVRVSES, from the coding sequence ATGGACGACGGCCACATGGACGAGACGATCCAGTGCCTAGTGCGTCGCAGTCGCGCCGGCAGTCCGGAGGCGTTCGCCTGTCTGGCGACGCGGTTCGGCCCGCGGGTCTTTGCGCTTGCGTTCAGCCTGCTCCTGAATGCCGACGACGCCGAGGAGGTCGTCCAGGAGAGCTTCCTGCGAGCGTTCAGCAGCCTCGGCAAACTGCGCGCGCCCGACAAGTTCGAAAGCTGGATGTTCCGCATCGCCTACCGCACGGCAATGGACATCCTGAGAGCGCGGCGACGGGAGACGGTGATGGACGGCACGACTCTCTGGCATAGTGCCGACCGCAGCGAGGGCGCCATCGGGCAGATGACTCGCGCGGAGGCGGACGCCATCTTGGCGCGGGCGCTGAGCCGTCTACCGGAATCGCTGCGGGTTCCCGTCGTTCTGCGGTTCATCGATGAGACCCCGTATCCAGAGATCGCCGAGAGCCTCAACATCACGCGGTACGCCGCCGAGAAGCGCGTCGAGCGCGGACTCTGTTTGCTGCGCCAGCACTGCGAGCGAGAAGGCATCCGCAGGGCGGACGTGTTCTGCTCGTTCTTCCTGACCTGTCCGCTGGCGCAGGAGTTCTACGACCGGATGGCGGAGCTCCTGCGGAACGCCCCGCCACCCCACACCACGCCGGCTGATCTGACCCCGAAGGTCGCCGGAGCCGTGTTCGCGGGAACCGCAGCGTTGGCGCTGGTCGGCGCGATGGCGTTCCCGCAGCCAGCGCAGGAAGTGGCGCCCTCCCCAGAGGGAACGCGGACGATGCGCGTCGTGCTGCTAGGCGACGTGGAACTCGAAGCCGTGAAGAACGCGTCCGTAGAAAGCAACGCAGGTGCGCGGACGATCGTCGAACCCGGCGCGGAATGGCACGGATGGCTGCCGTCGGAACCCAAGTTCGATACGAGCGTTCCCAAGAAGCAAACCGCTTTCTACGTGACGCCGCCATCGGGCGCCGAATTCGGTAATGATCACGGCGTTCTCAAGGAGTTCGCTTCCGTATACGGCGTCGTGACGCTGGACATGTGGGTCAAACCGTCCACGAAGCCGGTGAACATGACGATCGGCATGGTTCTCGACGGTTCGCCTAACACATTCGTCCACAAGAACGAGGACAACTGGTGGTACGTGGACATGAACCCGACGTCTGTGCCTTCGAATCCGACGCCGATCCTTCCGGTGAACGAGAACGGCGATTACGTGAAAGTCGTTCATCGCACCGAGTCGGGAACGTTCGATATCTACCTCAACGGCAAACGGATGGTCCGCAACGCGCGGTCGCCCCATGGCAAAGGTCGCGCGGTCACGGGCGTCTGGCTCAATAGCGG